Genomic window (Neurospora crassa OR74A linkage group VI, whole genome shotgun sequence):
AAGTTCGAGATTTACGGAGCCTCAGCTGGCTCGCAATATATACCTTCTCTCCGCAAATCCCAGGAAGGTTAGGTTGTGTGACTACACTGGAGGGATCCGCTTGCAAATTGCGCGAGATCATCAAGACACCCCAGACCAAGGGGCCATCATTCGAGAGAAACTACACCACCATAAGAAGTGCGTAAAGTAGACTGCCTCGTCAAATTAAGTTTCCTTTTCCAagatcgccgccgcctcctcctttatcCCAAGACAGTGAACTTCCCCACACTTTCTCAGGTACCAATCGCCAATCCCATGCTCTGCCCGAGCAATGGTTCGACCGGGAAAGCAAGAGATTGAAATAAAGTGCTGTATGAACAAAGGTGGGCATGGGACCTGAAAGGTGTAGCTTCTTCCGTCCACTGAAGAGCTGTAAACAGTTGAGGGCGATTCTCAAAACCATGCATAAGATATATCCATGCGAATGTGCTTGGTCAAGGTGGACTTCCTATAGTGACAACCTCGGAAGTTCCTGGCCGAGAAGCTATCGCGTGTGGCGGGCCTGTCTTCCTGATTGCCATGCTGTGTAATTGTTCATCTCGAGCCGCTCTCAGGAGGATGGGAGGCGAGGCTAAATCGACATGATTAGGTAAAAGAAAGATGCACTGAAGGGTGTATATGGCTTAACCTGGTTAACAAGAAGACAGACAACCGGGACAGTATGCCGAACGACGAAGGGAACTCATCAGTATAAAGACCACAAAGCACATTTCCGCTCCTGGTCCTGCCATTCCCGATTTCTTCATCACCCCCCATCATCACACTCGAGCAGTTAGTCTCTGGTTCGTGTCTCTCCTCCCCTATTTCACGATGAAGTTCTCCAACTCCGCCGCCTTGGCCTTTGCCGCCACCGCCATTGCCGCCCCTTCCACCCCTACCTTGCAGGAGAAGCCGCGTGAGGTCCAGGCCGGCTGCGCTTCAGCTGTCACCCTCGACGCCAGCACCAACGTGTGGAAGAAGTACACGCTCCACGCCAACAAGTTCTACCGGACCGAGGTCGAGGCGGCCGTCGCGGCCATTTCGGACTCGAGCCTGGCAGCAAAGGCCGCCAAGGTGGCCAACGTCGGCAGCTTCCTCTGGCTGGACTCAATCGAAAACATTGGCAAGCTGGAGCCGGCGCTCGAGGACGTCCCCTGCGACCACATCCTGGGCTTGGTCATTTACGACTTGCCCGGCCGTGACTGCGCTGCCAAGGCCTCCAACGGCGAGTTGGCGGTTGGCGAGCTTAGTAGGTATAAGACTGAGTATATCGATGGTGAGTCCTTCTTTGCTCCATGGCTTTTTGCTCCATGGCCTGCCCCTTTATGCCACAAAGGACAAAAACTGCGTCTAACAAAATGATTTTTGCCAATACAGCCATCGTCAAGATCCTCAAAGCGCATCCCAAGACCGCCTTCGCGCTCGTCATCGAGCCCGACTCACTCCCCAACCTCGTCACCAACTCGGACCTGCAGACCTGCAAGGACTCCGCGTCCGGCTACCGCGACGGCGTTGCCTACGCCCTTAGAAACCTCAATCTCCCTAACGTCGTCATGTACATTGACGCGGGCCACGGCGGCTGGCTCGGGTGGGACGCAAACCTCAAGCCCGGAGCGCAGGAGTTAGCCAAGGCCTACAAGGCCGCGGGTTCCCCCAAGCAGGTTCGCGGCATCGCTACCAACGTTGCTGGGTGGAATCAATGGTGCGTTTGCCACATCTCGTAGGACTttcacaaaaaaaaaaaaaaaaaaggaaaaggaaaaaaaaagagtaaagaagagagagagagaggaacgACGAAAGATTGCTAACAATAACTTTGTAAAAACAGGGACCTCACCCCCGGCGAATTCTCCAAAGCCTCGGACGCCAAGTACAACAAGTGCCAAAACGAGAAGCTCTACCTCGACAACTTTGGCCCTGCCCTCAAGTCCGCCGGCATGCCCAACCACGCCATCGTCGACACGGGCCGCAACGGCGTCTCCGGTCTGCGCCAGGAGTGGGGCAACTGGTGCAACGTCAACGGCGCCGGCTTTGGCGTTCGCCCGACTTCTTCCACGGGTCACGACCTCGCTGACGCTTTCGTCTGGGTCAAGCCGGGTGGTGAGTCCGATGGTACTAGCGATAGCAGTGCCACTCGGTACGATAGCTTCTGCGGGAAGAGCGATGCGTATCAACCTAGTCCAGAGGCGGGATCGTGGAACCAGGATTACTTTGAGATGCTTGTGAAAAATGCTAAGCCTTCTTTCTAAGAAGGGAGgtagagaggaagaggagtcTGGGTAGGGGTTTGAAAGAAGAGTAGCAGGAAATGGGAGAAAGGAGGCTAAATTTGTATTCAGGAACGAGAAGCAACTTGGATAACACAATGTTGTGTACCGTACCGGTTTTTCCTAGGATTGCTTTTTGTTCCCTCTCATAATCAAGACTAGAGAGGCAATGTCCAGCTAGTCATTACGTGCATAACGACTGCCCCTTGCTCCATGAGTATTTCATAACCTCGTGCTGGGTTGTAAGCAGACATCTCCTTCTGTATCTGGCAAAGGCTGAAGCCTGGCTTGCTCCCCCGAGTGTCCTTCCAACCATGATTGCTTGTTGTCGATATGAGAATGATGTTCAGGGTCCCCGGGAGTCGTTTGCTGGACACATCTCCACTCGCATGCCCGCTTTCCACGTGTGATTTCAAGCCAAGTTTGTCTCGATGAAGCCTAGTCCCTGTCGTCATGTTGTCATCCACACCGCAAGCGCGGAGGAAATATCACCTTCGTCTCACTTCCCGATTGATTACCCGTTGAGTTTTCTTTCGTGCCGGAGTGGAGGCAAAATGTGGGTAACGTGTTAGAGGCGGAAGAAAGTTAACTGGGAAGAAGGGACGCGCGCAGATCGTATAAACGGGGCACACCAAGAGCTAGTGACCACAGGGACCACCTCACTAACACCAAGCAAACCAGAGGCTCACTGTTACAACGGTGACGCAGCTAGACGAGTGGGTGGAGGGATTCCTCGTACACCCTAAGGTGTGGAAGTGCCTGGGCAAATATCGAGTATATAGCTGCCGCCATGGGAATGGAATCCATGGTCTTTCGAGCAGGTGTATTGAGCTGTGCGCATCACCGAGTCCTACTCGgccaaccaccaccttgtTGACAAACAAGCTCGAAGACCCTCCTTATAAGATCTCCTCGGTCGTCCCGCCTTACTACTGTATGGCACGGACTTCAAGTATCAACCGTTTCTGAACGGCTACCGCGTCCTCCGtcaatatcttcctttccGACGGTCGAAACAGCCGAACGGTCGCGAGCGGGTGATGATACCGGTGTTGCACTAACGAAACAACAGCTCAGCAGAGCGAGTGTGGCCATCATGGTATCATTTGCTAGACATTTCTCGTCATCCACTGTAGTTAATTCTCGGTAAATCTCGGCTGCGTCTCGCCGGTTGACTGAGCCTGTCGCCTACGTCCCTTCTCGACTAAACTGTGTGGAGTGCTCTCATTGACTCTTTTGTCGAAAGCACCACGATGAGCTGCGCCGGACTGCCCATTTCAAAGACAGGTGCtggtctttttcttttccaatCGCCTCACTTGAACAGTCTGTACAAGCCCAGATAGGCCATGCCGCATGAGAGACCAGTGATGGCCCACCTCCTGCTTCTCATACCAAAGAAGGACTTGCTGGCTAGGATCTCGGCTTGGGCTTTGGTGAGCTGGGAGTGGCCGGAATAATAGCTGTATGCGGCAAGACCAAGGAAAGCCCCTCCGCCTGGTAAGAGTGTTAGCATCTAGGGTGtttaagtacctctacctatgaATACACGAGTCCTCACCAATGACCCGGCAGGGAAGGCAGTCATCACCGCGGTCCTGCTTGAGAATGTCCTGGAGCTTTTCAGGCCTGTCCAGCGTATGAAGCGGAGGAATGCTATCTTTGGCCATGGCTAATGACTCCAGTTAAAGTTGAACGagcgtagaggtactgaTTCCGTCGTCTAATGATGCCCCTATTGGCTCCTTTTGTGTGTTATTGTTGACATGGAGTGAACAGTGGAGCTTGTTGGTTGGAGAGAGATCTGCCGTTGTCCACCGCCCACGCCGttgacttccactttctgGCGGATCGAGCCTTGGCGAGGCAGAGAGCATGGGCCACATGTTGCTACATACTTGGGGGCTGGGCGAAGTGGGACCTTTTGTCAACCCCCTCTCataaaagaggggggaaatTTTCTGTGGGACAACCGTTTAATCTAGGACAGCCcatatagaattttactagTAATCTGACCCATCCCTATACTAAACCACCATATTACACACCACAACAATATTATTGGAAACCGTTAGAAATctagtatattacttaataaggtagtaagtaaataaaagaacgaattacaattattactcgttattttctaatactaGCGTCCcctctactactaatactagtactaacACTACCTCCTCTACTACCGCCTCCCTCCTTACTAGTATACTCTTTATACGTACAGCCTCCTTTCGTACTTATATACAGGGTCttatagtacttttaataaactttataaccccttagtataatattaactcTAGAGTTcttaattgtaataaagtaaataagagGGTAGGAATTAGTATTAACAGTCTAATTTGTACGGGAGGTTAGGGTATAGCAGGTAGGTTAAAGAgacaataattaattagagggAGGAGTATTAGCAAatcttcctccccctcttcctccttatccttattattatccccatcataaacttctttaaatatagcctcgtccttattattatcgttattaataaaggtagtcTCGTCTTCAAATatcttattaactatttatatattaaaacgagtaataatttaagaagccgtcttaataattaggggGCGAGGGTATAGGGGTAAGGAAGGTAACTCTAGCGGACgaatattaaaggaattattatttaaaataaacttaatagagttattaaataataaattaaataggttaCCCCATACTCTTTTATAAAACTCTAGCACTAGTATGCCGTATGTATCACGCACATACaatccccccccctcctcctccttatttagcgtattaaatatatcctccttataaagtaatatatacccttcttttaactgctccttcttccaattattaaaataaacctTCTACATAACCTTACCCTTAccattaataaagttattaaccTATTACTCGTATAACTActtttaaatctttttattctttaatttaacgGCTAATATTTACctctttatattagtagcctACTCTTTCTATACCCGCTCTATAACTCTCTAATTGAACTCTCCCttagagagggagagagactCGCCCTCTCGTAGcactttatatacctatttccTTATTTTACAATCTAAATTAGCGGCCTTCTCCCTATCTTACTagttatattcttaaatagtattatacatCAACAACCCCTCATAAATAacaattttagtaatagaataacattaatatattagcgaactaaaagtatagtagtatttatttttaatataggtaataacTTTCGCTGCCTCAATAAAGCAGTCTTCGCTAAGGAACATCGAGGGGAGCGCGGGGTTAGATTACTTCGGTTACTTtacctaaatttaaagcAAGATTCGTATCCTATTAATTAGCCATATCCTAATATCCGAAAATccgttaaagatattatacaCGATCATACTACCGTTGAAAATACCCTAAAAAACCGGAAGTAACATAGTTAATTAACTAGCAAAATAAggggggtaggtagtagtaatttaaaactaacttacttttaattttttaacaAAGGTAGTACAAGTAAAactatacttattttattgGACAAATTGCCTTAAGACCTTCtagtaataggatttaaataaaaaaaatactCTAACGTTAAGCAATTacattatatatattaaataaggaggtaAACCTATTAAAACAATATTAAAGGCATCGGTatactctttaatatttatatcgtagtaactattaaatttattaataattagaatataataaattaatttatatagcttcCTTAATCCTactctatatactaaatttaggatTTTCTAACCAAACGCATTATAGCTATACTAGTCACACCCAAACTACTTAGTAAAAGAaaacccttcttctcccagcTTAtagccatcctcctccctcaaccgcataaaagttaataataggtagaaggagtagtaattaaagtacttcaattaatttagagtaaattctatatttgAGAAGCCGGtcggtaatttaataaatttaacccccttatctaaattat
Coding sequences:
- the gh6-1 gene encoding exoglucanase 3, yielding MKFSNSAALAFAATAIAAPSTPTLQEKPREVQAGCASAVTLDASTNVWKKYTLHANKFYRTEVEAAVAAISDSSLAAKAAKVANVGSFLWLDSIENIGKLEPALEDVPCDHILGLVIYDLPGRDCAAKASNGELAVGELSRYKTEYIDAIVKILKAHPKTAFALVIEPDSLPNLVTNSDLQTCKDSASGYRDGVAYALRNLNLPNVVMYIDAGHGGWLGWDANLKPGAQELAKAYKAAGSPKQVRGIATNVAGWNQWDLTPGEFSKASDAKYNKCQNEKLYLDNFGPALKSAGMPNHAIVDTGRNGVSGLRQEWGNWCNVNGAGFGVRPTSSTGHDLADAFVWVKPGGESDGTSDSSATRYDSFCGKSDAYQPSPEAGSWNQDYFEMLVKNAKPSF